Sequence from the Panicum virgatum strain AP13 chromosome 5N, P.virgatum_v5, whole genome shotgun sequence genome:
AGATCAGCTAATGAGATTATAATTATTACCATGTAAACTACAAATGTTTTCTAAAAATGATAAAGAACTTTCCATATTTTAAGACCAAGTTACTAAACTTTGTACATAATTACTTGCCCAGGTTTTGACACAAGTGCTACTTGAAACAAATATCCTTTAAGCATAAAAGAGAATTTAGAAATGTGCATTTAACAGCTCAAATTCTGCCAGTTTAGAACTTTGAACTTGAGGTATAGATAAAGTACAAAATACTACTTTCTCAAAGAATACTAAGTGGATGATTCTACCGGAAACACCAGAAAGCCAGTTCATATTatgaaaaaaaggagaggaCACAGGGACTGAGATCAGTGAGACCAAACAGGATAGTGTGTGCTTACAAATTCTTAGATTCAATTGCCAGTCGGACTTGAGTCTTCAGACCAGCATAAGAAAAATTGCAATCTTTATGTTGTCGCATTGGAACCTGAAAGTATACAATACAAACTGTAACCAATCACATAATTTAGCTAAGAATATTAACAAATGGATAACAACATTTAGCTATATCTCAGTTAAGAAAAAACTACATCAGCAGACTTACTCTGAACTTAACAGCGTCAGGATCACCATCTAGAGCAAGCTCTTCAAGAGCAGGACCACCACCTTTTCGCATATCAAGGCCCAACCATCTTGCTGTTTTGTCATATGCCTCACCAATCGCATCATCTATAGTAGTCCCCAGTTGAACGTATTGCCCAAGGCTAtgagcaagaacaagaagatTGTGTCCTCCTGAACAGATTGACTAGTTAGATAGCTTAAAGACATAAGAAAGAATTCAGGAATCAAGGATATTTCTTCTGTCCTGATTATGACACTAGTGTTTCTGCCGAATTAGCATATATGCTTAAGGAACTTATGTTGAAGTAGTTCTACATTGATTTACATGCCCTTTGTCAATGGAACAATTCATGCTGTAATTGACTAAAATAATCTGTCACATACATTTAATTTCAATAATTTCAACAGCAGTGTTGGGCATAAGAAAGAAATCAGTTTATATAGTGGAATAAGAAGGAAACGTTTCAAGTAGTGAATATAGTGCAAAAAGAAGTAGCTACGATGTGGTAAGTTAAAAGGCATTAAAAATCAAGAGACCCAATTATTTTGTGTTAATGCACAGAAgaatagaaaaatataaatcatTTAGTAGTAACGCACATAAGAGTAACAAAAATATGGTAATTATTTTGTGTTGTAGCAGGCGGAAAAATGCAATTACGCTTTTTGTGTGTTGAATATTGAACATGGCATGGGCTTGTATGATTGGAAGACACAGCTTGCCACAATTCCCATAGGCAGGTACGTCTAAGTTATAAGTGTATGTTCCACTTTTTTGTTTTAAGTTTTTCAGCTGGGTCCTGGCTGAAAATCCTAGGAAACTAATCCCAATTGCAAAGTTGTTGAGAATCTTATCAAGACCTATTGATCCAGGGAAAATTAAGAAAGTAGTAGCATATAAGGTTGACACATAGTACTGTAATTAGCATGTACCTGAAATTAGAAGAGCCAAAAATGGGAAATCAAGGTCCTTGTTCACTAGCCTGACAAGGATCAAACAACATTAACTGCTAGTAGTGCACGCATACAGTTAGAAGTATGGTGAGATATTATGCAATATTTTGTTTATGTTTGTAAAATGTTGTGTTTGTCATAAACATGTTTATCATGCTTTATGTAATTTAGCTTTGAGTTTTGTTTCTTTTGTTCACTACAAGACAACTATTAGCCCATAGGTGAATGATGTGGCATTGAGAACTAGATAGTTTATTATAGGTATAAATCTGCTCCTATATTATACAAaagtaaataaatatttttacatAGGTTGAAAATTGGTTCTAAATTTGAAAGTTTTAATATTAAAAAACATTTGCTCTTAGTTTATGCTACTATACCAGCATAGTTTAATTAATATCTGCATAAGTCTGTATGAGACTACAGAAGGATGCCAAGCCAAGAGGTAGGGATGTCTATAGTCTAAACAGATGTGCAAATTCTGATGTAAAAccaaaatgaaaaatatcaaCAAGCAAGtttattataaaaattacaaCAAATGACTTAAAACAGACTTGCTATCCTTTATTCTTGAAAACAAAACCTTCTTCCACTTTATGACGGATTATCTTAACAACTTGCACGGCATATAAAAGAAAGCCAAAGCCCAACAGATCTATTTAAGATCAAGGTTAATTGAACAGCAAAGGGCCCTATTAGTTAAATACCTGGAAACTAATGCATGTGCTTCCATATGATGAACTCCAACAATAGGCAAGCCAAATGATTTTGCCACTTGTCTCGCTTTGTGGACACCAACTGCAGTTTTGACATGCAATTGCATTAATATTAGAAAAAACCAAGGGATATGATCATGGAGACAGCAACAAGAAACTAGACTTCATGAACCCTGATACACAGGCATGATAGTATTTATCCCGAAGTCTGGCACAATGCATGTCACATAATATCATGGAAGTTCCAAGCACGTCAAAAGTTCTCCAGAATGACAGAACCGATGCAGCTCTTTAATTGAATGATGAATTTCTAGTCTGATCAAATTCAGCTCATTTGAATAATGTACACACCTAAAAACTGTAATAAATTTTTATGCCTTAGAGGTTCATTTCTAGCAAATTGATGAACCTCTAAGCACAATTTCTAGTGAACAGATAGTTCAACATCCCAATTAACGAAGAGGAGGTACATCCATACCTCTAAGGCATAGACTAAGTCCTGGTCCAACGGTAACAGCGACAGCAGAAAGATCGCTTCCTGACAATTTTGCATCATCAAGTGCCTTCTGAACAACCTGGGCACAAATTAAGTACAAGCAATTAACATAAATGTCAGAGCCTCAGAAAGCTGCAGAACCTCTGCCGATCTAAGAAGCCACACCTGGTCAATCACAAGAGCATGAGCTTCCTCGGCCATCTTCGGAGCAACACCCCCATACCTCGCAAGCAAATCTGCCTTCAAATGTTGGCCAACGAAAAGACACAGAAAAGAGGCCTGGTCAGCAACGCACAAACGTTTCGCTTCCAATATACGCTACTGATTGTCATGTAGCATAGGAAGACAGGCTCAAATTTAGAGCCGGAATAAGAGGTCAGAATGTAGaaataaaattaacaaaattgTGCTGGAAAATGACTTACTTGGGAAGATACCACTTGGCTAAGGATCTCCCCGTCGCCCCTAACCTGCAAGCAGCCAGACAAACAGCATCGAAGCAGCTCAGCACAAAAACATAAAGGGTTCTCCATGCCTCCGCCGCAGGTAAAATCGACAGGAGAAGAGGAAGCAAGCACTTGTACCACAGCGGCCGCAGTGTCGTCGCAGCTTGTCTCTATGCCGAGCATGAGGAGGTCGCGGCGGGCATGGGTGGCGCGAGCGACGGTGGAGGATGACGCCACGGTGGAGGGGGGACGGATGGCAGGGGATGGGGTTGCTGGAGAGGAGGACGAGACGGAGGCGACGAAGTGGCGGAGGGTGGAGGGGAGGGACTTCGCTGGGCCTCGTCGGAGAAGGAggaaagcggcggcggcgcgggaaaCGGCCGGCGATAAGGTCGGGAGAAGAGTGGccgccattccctccggctccgcTTCGGACCTCCGGTGGTGGACAAGGCCGAGATGGGATTTCTGGATTTGAAATCGGAAGAATCAAGGGGCTCGGCTCGCCAGGCTATCAAGCAAGCGGCCCGGCAGTCGAGGTCGAACCCGTTAAGCCCAGCAGTTTGAGCCGGCCCAGGCCGGACCAACCAGGTCGACACGAAAACCGACGGAGGCACGGAGCCCAAGCCGCACATCCATCCTCTCCCGCTGTCCCGCACCACCAGCCTCTTCTGTTCATCTTCTCCCACCGGCCGGCGGCTGCCGCCTCTCCCTGTCCCGGTCACCAATCTCTTCTTCCCACCCAGCCACACTCCCAGAAGCAGCTTCCCTCCCGTTCCCACCCCTAGGCCGCCTCCGCTTCGTCTGCCTCAAGCCGGCCGCTTCTGCTCCCATCCTGCCGCCCTGCCGGCCGCCACCCCATCTCACCAGATCCGCCGGCCGCCGACTAGCGATAGGCCTCGACCGCCATGGAGTAGGTGCCGAAGCTCCCGCCCTCCGGCCCGAAGGTGCGAAGAGCACGAGTCTACGCTAggtggccgccgcctccatcttCCACGGCAGCGAcgggcgacggtggcgccgCCAGCCTGTTACGACTCGCTTCCCCATCCCCCCCGTTCTGGCGAGCTTCGACGAGCCGAGCTGGAGCTTCGGTCGAGCCGAACTCGAGCCTGCCTGACTGGGAGCCCGAGGGTCAGGCCAGGCTCGGCTCGAGCTGgcgtcgagctcgagccgcgCTCCTGAGCCCGCTCGTGCTCGGCTCGTCGACAGCCCTGGCATCGGTTTCGCTATTATAACTGCGCTGCgcgtctgcgccgccgcctctgctcatCTGCTGCCCCCTTCAAATCGGGCACCACAACCCTGAGTCTGCTGGGGAGCAGAGGGGGGAGCCCAACGGATTGGGTCGAATCTTCTCCCCAATCCCTCGACTAGAGCTACCCCGCCCTTTGGAAATCCTCTGATCTGGTAAGCTCCAACAATCAGTTCCCTGCAAATTATTTTTTAGTTTTTGTCGAACCCTTTGTTGGGGTCGGGAGAATTCGGCGGGCTTCGGCCGAGAAGGGCCGAGTTCGATCTGTATTCGTCTGTTGCACTAATAGCTGAGGAGATCGTAGAGGCGTAGAGACAGGACTCCCTTCCCGCACTCAATCTCTTTGGTTCGTTGTTGCAAGAGGAAGAT
This genomic interval carries:
- the LOC120676990 gene encoding probable tRNA N6-adenosine threonylcarbamoyltransferase, mitochondrial; the encoded protein is MAATLLPTLSPAVSRAAAAFLLLRRGPAKSLPSTLRHFVASVSSSSPATPSPAIRPPSTVASSSTVARATHARRDLLMLGIETSCDDTAAAVVRGDGEILSQVVSSQADLLARYGGVAPKMAEEAHALVIDQVVQKALDDAKLSGSDLSAVAVTVGPGLSLCLRVGVHKARQVAKSFGLPIVGVHHMEAHALVSRLVNKDLDFPFLALLISGGHNLLVLAHSLGQYVQLGTTIDDAIGEAYDKTARWLGLDMRKGGGPALEELALDGDPDAVKFRVPMRQHKDCNFSYAGLKTQVRLAIESKNLSTDDIPISSASEEDRQSRANIAASFQRVAVLHLEERCQRAVEWALKIEPSIKYFVVSGGVASNKYVRTRLNQVAENNRLQLVSPPPSLCTDNGVMIAWTGIEHFIAGRFEDPPAADEPDDTQYELRPRWPLGEEYSEGRSVARSLKTARVHPSLTSMIQGSLQK